One window of the Rosa rugosa chromosome 3, drRosRugo1.1, whole genome shotgun sequence genome contains the following:
- the LOC133740912 gene encoding structural maintenance of chromosomes flexible hinge domain-containing protein GMI1-like, protein MEGPGSVVRELNFLREHVLGFRRTMFMRQLNTFCLKVSKVNLVVRLKFYAGVISCAYSAQFILSSLSDEKGCILSVNEGDTNLDMGESLSVPFSVVDAGKCIDVERTEWENHIKRPRQKSPSSIELLDAEQCQELEVDGIKTLYVGNDFNGDVPLTKKILAALTTGEQAKHGCGC, encoded by the exons ATGGAAGGACCTGGAAGTGTGGTCAGAGAATTAAACTTCTTAAGGGAGCATGTGCTGGGGTTCAGAAGAACAATGTTTATGCGACAATTGAATACTTTTTGCTTGAAGGTCTCCAAGGTGAATCTGGTG GTGAGGCTGAAATTTTATGCAGGTGTGATTTCTTGTGCATATTCTGCTCAATTTATCCTTTCAAGTCTGTCCGATGAAAAGGGGTGCATCCTTTCAGTCAATGAGGGAGATACTAATTTGGATATGGGCGAATCCTTGTCTGTACCATTCAGTGTGGTTGACGCCGGAAAG TGCATAGATGTTGAAAGAACTGAGTGGGAAAACCATATAAAGAGACCACGGCAGAAATCTCCTTCTTCAATTGAACTTCTTGATGCAGAACAATGCCAAGAGTTGGAGGTTGATGGG ATTAAGACCTTATATGTGGGCAATGACTTCAATGGAGATGTTCCTTTAACAAAGAAAATTCTTGCTGCATTAACTACAGGTGAGCAGGCTAAGCATGGTTGTGGATGCTAA
- the LOC133736848 gene encoding uncharacterized protein LOC133736848 has protein sequence MASESCFSTRGRVIDCFRSSLTPKTVEGLICMQNWLLGDDIAEVVDDCSIENLEFYEEVEKDHESTASSKTNVCPAPIPREKGKGKLEAVGIYWNQVLLHPTLSGNILTESTYLVTNDLFPCSSCGK, from the exons ATGGCCTCAGAGTCTTGTTTTTCAACAAGAGGCAGAGTGATTGACTGTTTTAGGAGCTCATTAACTCCTAAAACAGTGGAGGGATTGATTTGCATGCAGAACTGGTTGCTAGGTGATGATATTGCAGAGGTTGTCGATGATTGCTCAATTGAAAACCTTGAGttttatgaagaagttgagAAAG ACCATGAAAGCACTGCATCTAGCAAAACTAATGTGTGTCCAGCTCCAATTCCAAGAGAAAAAGGCAAGGGAAAGCTTGAGGCAGTAG GGATATACTGGAATCAAGTTCTACTTCATCCTACTCTATCAGGGAACATTTTAACAGAAAGTACCTATCTTGTGACCAATGATCTTTTTCCATGCTCTAGTTGTGGAAAATAA